A genomic segment from Stegostoma tigrinum isolate sSteTig4 chromosome 1, sSteTig4.hap1, whole genome shotgun sequence encodes:
- the creb3l3l gene encoding cAMP responsive element binding protein 3-like 3 like, which produces MSLIDDLDNELLQLLFQQQSGSLPGEEFGDGSNFMMDWGLCEHDILNDNDTEDFFNSIIGSFEDDANTISWSPLGSDSGISEDNNNNCGQEDSPSSSDAPLTDSPSFSEVVHSDHNYSLHQDAQTEVNCLHSVRTENPSTETDISIDLEWESEFVIENSQVIPVEESPGLVTLTIEDLQQNHKTNQLCFENLVLTDEERRLLAKDGLELPTHLPLTKSEERALKRIRRKIRNKQSAQESRKKKKNYIDGLESRVVACTVQNQELQRKVQHLESQNMSLIEQLKKLQALLKQTTTKSANISTCIMVFLLSFTLIIFPSINPFGAKLGSQDESYSVLSRTLLDSESSHIRVVPNTYNPDADSDKMEKNPGLDQEIPPTLLTGSQNSTPEASDLAIKSTLNSNSSSDIDRIVKTTTQDDTSLGRAASGNEKGGGYGISPSTVNTPNWTEHTATVIIKAHPRSDEM; this is translated from the exons GAGTTTGGTGATGGGTCCaatttcatgatggactggggaCTATGTGAGCATGAT ATACTGAATGACAATGACACTGAGGATTTCTTCAACTCCATCATCGGCTCTTTTGAGGATGATGCCAACACAATATCCTGGTCTCCATTAGGTAGTGACAGCGGAATATCAGAAGACAACAACAACAATTGCGGTCAGGAAGATAGCCCATCAAGCAGTGATGCTCCACTGACTGATAGCCCATCATTTTCTGAAGTCGTACATTCTGACCATAACTACTCACTTCACCAGGATGCTCAGACAGAAGTCAATTGTTTGCACAGCGTAAGGACTGAGAATCCTTCAACAGAAACTGACATCTCAATTGATTTAG AGTGGGAATCTGAGTTTGTGATCGAAAACTCACAAGTTATTCCTGTGGAAGAAAGCCCTGGCCTGGTAACTCTCACCATTGAAGATCTGCAGCAAAACCATAAAACAAATCAA CTTTGCTTTGAAAATCTGGTTTTGACAGATGAAGAAAGACGACTTCTGGCCAAGGATGGTTTGGAGTTGCCCACACACCTTCCCCTCACAAAG TCAGAAGAACGAGCACTGAAAAGAATCCGAAGAAAGATCAGAAACAAACAGTCTGCTCAGGAGAGTcgcaaaaagaaaaagaattacATTGATGGCTTGGAGAGTCG AGTTGTAGCATGCACCGTTCAAAATCAGGAGCTGCAGAGGAAGGTGCAGCATCTTGAAAGCCAAAATAT GTCTCTAATAGAACAGCTAAAGAAGCTGCAAGCATTGCTTAAACAAACCACAACCAAAAGTGCTAACATCAGTACTTGCATAATG GTATTCCTGTTGTCGTTTACACTTATCATTTTTCCAAGTATCAACCCTTTTGGTGCAAAGCTGGGGTCCCAGGACGAGTCATACAGTg TTCTTTCCAGAACTTTACTCGACAGTGAATCGTCTCACATACGTGTGGTGCCAAACACCTACAATCCGGATGCTGATTCAGACAAAATGGAAAAGAATCCAGGCTTAGATCAAGAAATTCCTCCAACGTTATTGACAGGAAGTCAGAACAGCACACCCGAAGCTTCTGACTTGGCAATCAAGTCAACTCTGAACAGCAATTCCTCTTCAGATATAGATAGAATAGTGAAAACTACCACCCAAGATGACACAAGCCTGGGCAGGGCGGCATCGGGAAATGAAAAAGGCGGTGGCTATGGCATCTCTCCTTCAACAGTGAACACACCAAACTGGACAGAGCATACTGCAACAGTAATCATAAAAGCACATCCACGGTCAGATGAAATGTAG